A stretch of the Osmerus mordax isolate fOsmMor3 chromosome 12, fOsmMor3.pri, whole genome shotgun sequence genome encodes the following:
- the hs3st1 gene encoding heparan sulfate glucosamine 3-O-sulfotransferase 1 yields the protein MAALFFGLLLFAMQSPPISSRPAKSLARGLPPSASPPQLTPNDSGSTAPPNGTLQQLPQILIIGVRKGGTRALIEMLSLHSAVAAAENEVHFFDWESHFQKGLPWYLTQMPFALPDQLTVEKTPAYFTSTKVPERIHQMNPDIKLLLILRDPTERVLSDYTQVFYNRLQKHKQYHPIESVLVKDGEVNLGYKALNRSLYYLHMQNWLRYFPLESIHVVDGDELIRDPFPEMKRVERFLNLEPQINPSNFYFNKTKGFYCLRDHGRERCLHDSKGRAHPQVAPAILHKLYRFFHEPNKKFFELVGRTFHWN from the coding sequence ATGGCTGCCTTGTTCTTCGGGCTGCTCTTGTTTGCGATGCAGTCCCCTCCCATTTCCTCCAGGCCTGCCAAGAGCCTGGCAAGGGGACTGCCTCCATCGGCCAGCCCGCCCCAATTGACCCCCAACGACTCAGGGTCCACAGCCCCCCCCAATGGCACCCTCCAGCAGCTTCCCCAGATCCTCATCATCGGGGTGAGGAAGGGTGGCACGCGTGCACTCATCGAGATGCTCAGCCTCCACAGCGCCGTGGCAGCGGCCGAGAACGAGGTGCACTTCTTTGACTGGGAGAGCCACTTCCAGAAGGGCTTGCCCTGGTACCTGACCCAGATGCCCTTCGCCCTGCCCGACCAGCTAACGGTGGAGAAGACCCCGGCATACTTCACCTCAACCAAGGTCCCGGAACGGATCCACCAGATGAACCCAGACATCAAGCTGCTTCTCATCCTCCGAGACCCAACCGAACGAGTCCTGTCGGATTACACCCAGGTGTTCTACAACCGGCTTCAGAAGCACAAGCAGTACCACCCCATTGAGTCGGTGCTGGTCAAGGACGGTGAGGTCAACCTTGGATACAAAGCCCTCAACCGCAGCCTGTACTACCTTCACATGCAGAACTGGCTGCGCTACTTCCCCCTTGAGAGCATCCATGTTGTTGATGGGGACGAGTTGATCAGAGACCCGTTCCCAGAGAtgaagagggtggagaggttCCTGAACCTAGAACCGCAGATAAACCCATCAAATTTCTACTTTAACAAGACTAAAGGGTTCTACTGTCTGAGGGACCACGGACGGGAGCGCTGTCTACATGACTCAAAGGGTCGGGCGCACCCCCAAGTTGCCCCAGCCATCCTCCATAAACTTTACAGATTCTTTCATGAACCCAATAAAAAGTTCTTTGAGTTGGTGGGCCGAACATTCCATTGGAACTGA